In a genomic window of Scheffersomyces stipitis CBS 6054 chromosome 4, complete sequence:
- the VMA5 gene encoding Vacuolar ATP synthase subunit C (V-ATPase C subunit) (Vacuolar proton pump C subunit) (V-ATPase 42 kDa subunit) (go_component proton-transporting two-sector ATPase complex~go_function ATP binding; hydrolase activity, acting on acid anhydrides, catalyzing transmembrane movement of substances~go_process ATP synthesis coupled proton transport) has product MGAIANYLVLSLPQSTNAHDWLTQELIGGKAPLYKIKLPDFQSGTLDSLVQESDELSKYDQQLSASVSKVIDILSTVTESDSTSRVVNSKQATDFIQSFTWNTTKYRLDKPINQLVKILSNEALTLDNDVRTSYQNYQAAKSNFLAADRKKNGDLSIKSLHEIVRPEQFVLDSEHLATVLIAVPKNLKSDFEDSYETLTQFVIPRSAAVIATDSEYLLYTVTLFKKYQQEFTAAAREHKWHPRTDFIYSEETLNNLRKEFDITRATESKAKNDLIRLAKTAYSDIFACWFHIRAIRVYVESVLRYGLPPQFDYYLIKFDGANAKNVSKAKKELIGKFGFLGGDGFSNTSNLHEYASLVDTEYEPFVLYELEVV; this is encoded by the coding sequence ATGGGTGCAATTGCTAATTATTTGGTTCTTTCGTTGCCTCAATCTACCAATGCCCATGACTGGTTGACCCAGGAGTTGATTGGTGGAAAGGCACCTTTGTACAAGATCAAATTGCCAGACTTCCAGAGCGGTACTTTGGACTCGTTGGTGCAAGAAAGTGACGAGTTGTCCAAATACGATCAACAATTGTCCGCATCTGTTTCCAAGGTGATTGACATCTTGAGCACTGTAACTGAATCGGATTCTACATCCAGAGTGGTCAACTCAAAACAAGCTACCGACTTCATTCAATCATTCACCTGGAACACCACCAAGTACAGATTAGATAAGCCTATAAACCAGTTGGTAAAGATACTTTCCAACGAAGCTCTCACATTGGATAATGATGTGAGAACTTCGTACCAGAATTACCAGGCTGCTAAGTCGAACTTCTTAGCAGCtgacagaaagaagaatggtGATTTATCCATCAAGTCGTTGCACGAGATCGTCAGGCCGGAACAATTCGTGTTGGACTCCGAACATTTGGCTACTGTTCTCATTGCTGTACCCAAGAATTTAAAATCTGACTTCGAAGATTCCTACGAAACTTTAACTCAGTTTGTAATCCCAAGATCAGCCGCCGTCATCGCTACCGATCTGGAATATTTATTATACACGGTGACCCTCTTCAAAAAATACCAGCAGGAGTTTACCGCTGCAGCCAGGGAGCACAAATGGCATCCACGTACAGACTTTATATACTCGGAGGAGACCTTGAATAACTTGAGAAAGGAGTTCGACATAACTAGAGCAACAGAGTCCAAGGCTAAGAACGACTTGATCAGATTGGCCAAAACTGCATATTCCGATATTTTTGCTTGTTGGTTTCACATCAGGGCAATAAGAGTGTACGTTGAATCTGTCTTGAGATACGGGTTACCCCCACAATTTGACTACTATTTGATTAAGTTTGATGGCGCTAATGCAAAGAATGTGTCAAAAGCCAAAAAGGAATTAATTGGCAAATTTGGCTTTTTGGGTGGAGATGGCTTTTCCAATACCAGCAATCTTCACGAATACGCCTCTTTGGTTGATACTGAGTATGAGCCTTTCGTCTTGTACGAACTTGAGGTGGTTTAA